AGTAGTAACGCCGTATCCGCTCAAATGCAGGATCGAATACAGCAGCATCGAGCCGTGACCGGCGGACAATAAAAAACGATCGCGGTCTGCCCAATGTGAATCAGCAGGATTATGCTTCATGATTTCGCCGTACAAAACGGCCGCCAATTCCGCACAACCGAGCGGAAGGCCCGGGTGCCCCGATTTGGCTTTTTGGATTGCATCCATCGATAAGCTGCGGATGGAAAGCGCGACTGCTTCAAGACCTTTTAAATTCATAAAAGCATACTCCTGATCATATGTTCGGATACCGACACTATACCATGAAATACGTTCGATGGCAATGAGAACGCGAACGGCAGAAAGCGGGCCCGGATCCGATACAAGGCCGCAATCGCACTACAATTCGCTTACAATTTTGCGCATTTCCGCAAGCAGCGTATTTTTATCCGCCTGCCGTTCAAGCAGATGCCGAACGGACGTTTTCTGGAACAGATTCGCCAACTGGGACAGAATATCCAAATGGCAGCGGGAACCGCCGGTCAGCAAAATGAACAGGGACGACACCGGCCGGCCGTCGGGCGCATTCATATCCAGCGGCCGTTCCGGAAAACATAAAAAAATACGTTGCAGGGAAGCGTCTTTTAAAAGCGGGTGCGTCGGATGCGGAAGCGCGATTCCGTTGCCAACCGCCGTACTCATCAATGCGTCGCGGCTGATCAATTCCCGACAAAAAACGTCGGCGGAGATCTCCGCCGGAAAGTCGGCGTGCGCGCAAACGAACGCGTATACATCGGCCGCCGCGGCACCGGGCACACCGTAAAACACGCCGCCTTTTTCTATTAAATCGCATACGTTTATCGTTGTTTCTGACAAGCACTACCCCTTGTGGACGTTCAAACGCCGTTTTTGATTACTGAAAAACTATTTTTCCGATAAACGCTCAGCGCGTCCTCCAGTTCTTCAGAAATATCTTCAAAATTATATTCCATACCTTCAATCGAAATGTCGATGGTTCTGATGTCTTCAGTTTTTAGCGACGGATCGTGAAGCAAAGAATCCAAAATATGGGAAATATGATTGAACAGTTGAGACAAAATGACGAGCGCCTGCTGCGGAAACAACGCCAAACCGTTTTCCGCAAAGTCGAGTTCGCCCATCAACTGCGTAACGCGCGAATATAAATCGAGCAGACGATGGCGCACGGGTCCCGCTTCAAAATCGGCAAACCAATTATACTGCTCTTTCAGTATACTATACCGAACTTCGATTTGCAATAAAAAATATTTTTTCTCAAGCGAATCGAGTTTGTACGGCGGCGGGAAAAGGCGCTCCAAAAGTTGATCGGGGTCGCCGCTTTTCAGGAACAACGCGTCGGTAACGTACGAATCGAGAATCCAAAGCGGCACCGGCAGGTACGGAACCCCCGGCAGCTCCGCATGAATATGCTCGGATTCCGCCGGTGCGGCGTTCCAGCTGCCGACAGCGGGCACGTCCTGCCCCTTAAACCACAGCCGGGTTTCCACGCCGTACACTTCGGCGGCAATTTTTTTCGTCTGCTGCAAATATTTCTCAACTGATCCGCAGACGGGAACGCACAATTCGCGCCGGTAGTCAAAAAATACGGTGGCAAGCTGATCTTCTATTGAAGTACCGGGTCCGTAAACATCAAAACTTTCAAGCAGTGCGTTCTCCAAAACGTTATACCATGCGGCGCGCTGTTCATCGGCGGAACTGAACTCGAACGGATTTTCCTTTTTTTCGGTTATCGGAATCATTTCTATTATACCGGAATCCCAATCCAGCACTCTGCACAACAGGGAATCGCCCGGCTGCAATCCGGCGGCGGCATACACCGAAGTCATATCTGTTACGGTCAATCGGATCCGCGCCGGAAGTTCAAAGTCAGGGTCGCACAACGAAGGGCAGTCGCACGCGGGATCCGCGGCCAAATACTGCGGCGCGTATTCTTCACCGTATAAGGAAAAATACGGCAGCACGTCTTTCACGGCAAATTCAACCGCAGCGTGAGGCAATTTTTGCTCTTTAAAAATGAACGTCAAAGTTCCCGACGGCATTTCCACATCTGTGAACGGCATACAGCGGTGTCCGGGCAGCAGCAGATTTTCCTTAATTTCCAATGCGGACAGCTTTATTGAAAACCAGGCGCCGGTGAACGCTCCCGCACGGCTCATATACGCATCGCCGTCGAGTGCAAAAACGTACGGACTGGAACATACATAATCGGCAATCTCCCTTGACGGAAGTTTATATCCCAGTTTTCCTAATACGGCGGAAATATCCTTGACCGTAAAAGACGTACACTTGACGCGTAAAAAGTGTGTTAACAAGTTTTCAATTATAGGTTTCATGCTTTCTTATATAATATATCGTATAAATGCAAAAAATCAAGCTAAAACGATTCCGTGCACGACTTAGAAAACGAGCCGTTACGGAACAAGCGACTTACGGAATAGGCGCTCTTAAAGCCGAAACTTCCGACAGCACGTGAACGGCTGACCCGATTCCGACATGACTCGCGTCAGCAATGTATCATTATGATACATTGTATACGAGTAAAAATAACACACTTGTTTTATTTTGAACCTTTCACGGACTCAAAATCCGGCAATTCGGCACCGTACGGTGCGGCAGAAAAACATAGCCGACCGGCATTTTATTTATATATCATTACAACATAACAAAATACGGTTTTATCAAGAAAAAATTATAAAGTTGGCACGATTATTGCTCAATTAAAAGTGTGCGGAAAGAAATCCGCACGAAGCACCGACGGTGCTTCAACTTGTATCAAACCCTTTTGGAGGTAATAATATGAACTCATTAGCATTTTTCAACCCGCGCTTTACGTCGGATCTGTTCGATGTGATCGACAGAAATCTTGCCGATTTCGTTCCTGCTGCGGAAACGGGACGCGCGTTCATGAATCCCAAAGTAGACGTCCGCGAAACGAAGGATGCCTACGTATTGGACATGGATCTGCCGGGAATCACCGAAAAAGACGTTGAAATCAACCTGAAAGACAGAGTACTGTCGATTTCTTCCGTAAAAGAAGAAAAAAAGGAAGAAAAAAAAGAAGGCGAATGGCTCATTAAAGAACGCCGCAGCGCCGCTTTCTCACGAAGATTCACCCTGCCTCAGGATATCGACGCTGAAAAAGTAACGGCGGAATTCAAAAACGGCGTACTGACGATCGACATTCCGCGCAAACCTGAAACGCAGGCAAAAACGATCGCCATCACGGCAAAATAAGCGGATAATTCGTAACGGAAAAACCCTCCGGTCGGCTCACGGCCGGGAGGGTTTTCATTATTTAAAACGGAAGCAAAGCGGCGCAAAAGCGGCATCAGCACATCGCGGTACATCGGCGTCGCAAAAAGCCGAACCGACGTATCGGCACCGAAGTGCTAGCGGATATCTTCCAGTTCGGCGCCGGACGCGGCAAGCGCCTGTTCCATTTGTTCTTTCGTAATGCCCGTCGCTTTGCACGTACAGCGGCGCTTCGACATATCTTCACCGTCGCACGTTACCAGCGACACGATGTTGCCGTTACAATCGGCGATAGCCTGCGCAAGTTGGGCAAGTTTTCCCGGTTTTTCATCCACTTGGAACGTTGCGCGCACACCCGAATGACGGGCGCCGAACATGTCGATAAATACGTGAAACAAATCCGTTTCGGTAATAATACCCACGAGCAGATCGCCTTTCATAACCGGCAGACAACCGATGTCCGAATCGGCCATGATTCGGGCGGCTTCTTCAACCACTTCAGTCTGCTGCACGCTCACGACGTTCCGCTCCATTACTTTTTCAACCTTGAGTTTTGAAAGCAGATAACTGATTTCATACATATCGAGCGTCGTGGCGGCTGAAGGACCTGATTTTATCAAATCCTTTTTGGTAATGATGCCGACCAAACGGTTGTTTCTGTCAAGAACCGGCAATTTACCGATTTTCTGCTTCGTCATTAACGCACGTGCATCGTTTACCGACATATCCGGAGATACGAATACAGGATTTTTTGTCATTACGTTCGCTACTATCATGTCAATCTCCTCCTAGACGATGGCGGTCTCAGCCGCCCAAATAAGCGGTTTTTACGGAATCATCCTTCGCAAGCTCCGAAGCGTTTCCGCCTTTAATAATCAATCCGGTTTCCAGAATATACGCGCGATTCGCAATGGAAAGCGCTTTATACGCATTCTGTTCAACGAGCAGGATCGTCGTACCGGACTTGTTGATTTTTTGAATAATGGAAAATATTTCGTCAACCAGAATGGGAGCGAGCCCCATCGACGGTTCGTCCAGCAGCAACAGCCGCGGTTTGGACATAAGCGCACGCCCCATGGCGAGCATCTGCTGCTCGCCGCCGGAAAGCGTTCCGGCAATTTGCCTGATCCGTTCCTTCAAACGGGGAAACGTTTCGTACACGGATTCCATATCGCGCTTTACTCCGGCGGCGTCTTTACGGGTAAAAGCGCCCATTTCCAGATTGTCCCGTACGGTCAAATTGGCAAAAATGCGGCGCCCTTCCGGAACCTGAATCAAACCGCGGCGAACGATCATATCGGGCGACAGCGTCGTTATGTCTTCATCCTCGAACAGGACGCTCCCCGCCGCCTTTTTAATAATGTTTGAAACGGCGTGCAGCGTCGTCGTTTTTCCGGCGCCGTTCGAGCCGATAAGCGTAATGATTTCCCCTTCGTTAACTTCAAACGAAATACCGCGCAGCGCTTTAATAGCGCCGTACGATACGGCTAAATCGGTAACCGTCAGCATTACAGCCCTCCTTCGGCGGAATCGTCGCCGCCCAAATACGCTTTGATCACCGCGGGATCCGTTCTGATCTGTGCGGGCGTTCCGCTGGCAATGATGCGCCCGTAATCCAGCACCATAATCCGTTCGCAAATTCCCATAACCAAATACATATCGTGTTCAATCAACAGAATCGTCAGGTTAAATTCCTTGCGGATAAACGCGATCAGTTTCATCAATTCATCGGTTTCCTGCGGATTCATACCGGCGGCGGGCTCATCCAAAAGCAGCAGCGACGGATTCGCTGCCAGCGCGCGCACGATTTCCAGTTTACGCTGATCACCGTACGGTAAATTCGACGCGAGTTCATCACGTTTATCTTCTATTTTAAACAACGACAGCAGCAGTTCAACCTTTTCACTCATCAGCCGCTCGTCCCGGCGGAAACGCGGAGTGCGGAACAGCACGTCGAGCGGCGTTACCTTGCGCTGCGCGTGCAACGCGATGCGAACGTTATCGGATACGGACAACTGCCCGAACAACCTGATGTTCTGAAACGTCCGCGCAATGCCGATCCGATTCAGCTGCGCCGGCGTTTTTTTGGACGCCGCATGAACGCGGCCTTTTTTGTCCCAAAACGTGATTTCACCCGACGTCGGCGTATACACGCCAGAAAGCATGTTGAACACGGTCGTTTTTCCGGCTCCGTTCGGTCCGATAAGGCCGACAAGCTCGCCGCTGCGCAGTTCGCATGAAAAATCACTGACAGCCCGCAATCCGCCGAACACGATGGACACGTCGGTTGCCTGTAAAAGGAGCGTTTTATCGTCAGTCATCGGAATCCCCCTTTTCGTCAGCGTCAGCGGAACCGTCCACCGGTGTTCCGGCGTTCCGGACCTTTGCCGAACGCCGGGCTTTCAGCCGGTTCCATAGACCGGGCAGCCCGTCCCAGGCCTTTACGAAAGAAAACTCTTTTGTGCCGAGCAGCCCCTGCGGGCGGAACAGCATCACGAAAATCAAAATCAGCGGATAAATGAGCAGCCGGTAATCCTGCAAAAATCGCAGAAACTCCTGCAAATACGTCAAAACGAACGCCGCAATAACCGATCCCGTTACGGACCCCATGCCCCCCAGCACGACGAAAATCAGATAATCGATGCTGCGGTTGAACGAGGCAAGATCTGGCTTTACGAAACCGATAAACGGTGCGTACAGCGCGCCGCCGATGCCGGCAACCGCGGAGGCAACGGCAAATCCGATCATTTTATACCGGAATACGCCGATTCCGTTTGAATTCGCGGCGATTTCATCTTCGCGCACGGCTAAAATGGCCCGCCCGTACGTTGAACGTACGAAATTCTGCAATAAAACGATAATAACGACCAGCACTCCGATTACTGCGAAATACGCAAAATCGGCACGAGCTGCCAGAATCGTCGTAAAGCGAAGTCCGTTTGCCCCGCCGGTTACCGACTTGAAGTTAACCAGCATAACGCGGATAATTTCGCCGAATCCCAGTGTAACGATCGCCAGATAGTCGCCCTGCAGTTTGAGCGTCGGAAAACCGATCAGAATGCCGAATACGACCGTTACCAAAGCCGCAATGATCATACTTACCGGCATGGGAATACCGACCGTCTGCGTCAGGATAATCGTCGTATACGCGCCGATCGCCATAAATCCGGCCTGCCCCAGCGAAAGCTGCCCGGTGATACCGCAAATGATATTAACACTGATAGCCATGATCGCGTTAACACCGGCAAGCGTTATAATCTGCGCCGTGTACGCGTCTATGACGCCGAGTGAAATTAAAAAACCGGGAACGACGACGGCCAAAACGGCGAACGAGCCGGGAATCAGCATATTACGGAGAATTTTATTTTTCATCATCACACCTTCACCCTGATCTTTTCACCCAGGATTCCGGTCGGCTTTACCAACAGAATGATAATCAGAATCGAAAATGAAATCGCGTCCGAAAATTGGGAAGACAGAAAACCTTTGGTCATCGTTTCGGCAATTCCCAAAATGTAGCCGCCCAGCATCGCGCCGGGAACGGAACCGATACCGCCCAAAACGGCGGCAACGAACGCCTTTAATCCGGGCATCGTTCCCATCGTCGGATCGATTTGCGGATACGCACTCGCGTACAGCACGCCGCCGGCAGCGGCGAGCACTGCGCCGAGCGCGAACGTAAACGCAATCGTCCTGTTGACGGAAATTCCCATCAAACTGGCAGCCTGCAGATCATATGAAACGGCGCGCATGGCTTTTCCCGTCTTAGTGTAATTGATGATATAATTCAGAATCAGCATTAACACTGCCGAAAGCACGATAACGATCAGCTGGATATTGGAAATCGATACGACGCCCAAACTGATATTGACCGTCGCCATCGTCGGGAACTGCCGGGGATTCGGTCCGATAAACGGCAGCACGCGTACGCCGTTCTGCAGAATGAGCGAAATGGCAATCGCCGTAATCAGTGAATTCAACCGCGGCGCCGAACGGAGCGGCCGGTACGCAAACCGCTCAATCAGAATCGCGATAACCGCACACAAAACCATCGCAACCAGAAAGGCAAGCGCCATGCTCGCCGGATTGGTACCGAAATGCCGCAGAACGAAATAGCCGGCGTACGCGCCGAGCATCAAAACGTCGCCGTGAGCAAAGTTGATGAGTTTCACGATACCATACACCATGGTATAACCGAGCGCAATCAGAGCGTAAATACTTCCCAGCGAAAGACCGTTAATCAGTTGCTGGAGAAAAAGACTTCCGTTATCCATATATCCTCCAGATTTTTATATCGTATTTAAATGATTTTACTATAGATTCATATTTTGGGTAAAGACATCTAGACCGTCATTTTCTTTAATTACATATACTTTTTAAATAAAAAAAGGGCGTCCGAAAATCCGCATCGGACAGCTCGGACGCCCTTGCACTAAAAAACGTACCGCATTGTATTACGGATTGACCGTCGCATTATACACGGGTGTCAATTTTCCGTCCTTTTTGACGATTTCCATCATGACGGCAGATTTGATGGGATTGCGTTTTGCGTCGAACGTCAGATTACCGGTAACGTACGCGTTGTTGATTTGCATCAGCGCGTCTTTCAGTACCGTCGGCTCCGTAGAACCGGAAGCGACGATCGCATCCTTGAGCAGGTACACGCAGTCGTAACCGAGCGCAGCAAAAGAAACCGGCGTAGAACCGTACTTTTTCTGATATGAGGAAACAAACGCGATAACGCGGGGATCCGTCGAATCGGCCGCATAGTGGTTTGAATAAAAACCGTTCAGCACTTCGTCGCCCGCGTTGTCGATGATACCGTCCCAACCGTCGGCACCGACGATCGGAGCCGTAATTCCCTGAGCGCGCAGTTGTTTTGCAATCAGGGCAACCGTTCCGTAATAATCCGGCAGATAAACGACGTCGGGATTCGCGTTCTTGATTTTCGTCAGCTGAGCGTTGAAATCCTTGTCGCCGGTACTGTACGATTCGGCTGCAACGAGCGTTCCGCCGCTCAATTCAAACGTTTTCTTGAAGTTTTCGTACAGACCGATCGAATAGTCGTTGCCGATATCGTACAGCACTGCGGCGCGTTTTGCCTGAAGCGTTTCAGCCGAAAACTTGCCGCCGACCGTTCCCTGGAACGGATCGATAAAACAGGCGCGGAACACGTAATCACCGGCGTCGGTGATGCTTTCCATCGTCGCGGCGGGGGCCAACAGCAATACTTTCTGAGCCTGAGCCAAAGACGAAATGGCGGCCGTACAGCCGGACGTTAAGGAACCGATAATAACGCTGCATTTATCTTTCGTTACCAGTTTCTTATATACGTTCACCGACTTTTCGGGGCTGCCTTCGTCGTCTTCGCTGATCAATTCCAGCATTTTACCGTTAACGCCGCCGGCCGCGTTGATTTCGTCAATCGCCAGCATGATACCGTTGCGGCATTCAACGCCGTATACGGCCACCGCGCCGGAAAGCGGAAAAATACCGCCGATTTTTATCGTATTTCCGGATTCTTTTGCACAACCGGTGAAAATCATTCCGAAGCTCAAAACGACCAACAGAACGATCAGGGCTGTTTTTGCAACATTCTTCATAATAGCCTCCAAATTTAATCTATATCCGTATTTTAATGAAACTTAATTTGTTTGTCTATGACTTCAGAATATATTTAAAAAAATAAAGCCGCCCTGTAAAAAGAGCGGCTGACACTGTCAAGCAATACTATCAGACAGATTTTCCATTCTTGATTGCGGCTTTGCAAAATTTGCAAATCTTTGCCTTCTGTCCATCAATTTCCTGTTCATACAGAACCTTGATGTTTTCTTTTTTACAGCGGGCACATACTCCACGTCCGTGAGCAGCCAATTCAAGAATACCTTTTCCGCGATGGGATTTAGACATTTCTACTCCTATGCAGGGATTCCTGCGGCCTTATTCTGCAGCCTTTTCAGCAGGTTCTGCTGCAGGCGCTTCACTTTTTGCTTTGGCAGCCGGTGCTTTTTTTGCAGCGGGTTTTTTCGCAGGCGCCGCTTTTTTTGCATCAGAAGCCTTTGCTTTAGAATCTTTCTTTTCTTCCTTTCCGTCGGTATCCAGTTTGTAGTCAACCAGTTCAAGGATCACTACGTCGGCGGCATCACCCTGACGGAAACCGAGTTTCAGAACGCGCGTATAACCGCCCGCCCGATCCTTCATACGGGGACCGATATCGGTAAACAATTTTGCTAAGATAGTTTCATCCTGAATATACCGGGCGGCTTGTCTGCGATTATGTACCGTATCTACTTTACTCCGGGTAATCAGCTTTTCAGCTGCCTTTCTCACCTCAAGCGCTTTAGCTTTTGTAGTAGTAATGCGCTCATACCTGAAGAGCGACGTTACCATATTCCGCGACATTGCACGGCGATGTGCAGTCGTACGCGAAAGAGGGTTAAATCCATTCTTATGATTCATCAGATTCTTCCTTCTTCTTTGATAAATTTACAGCATCTTTCAAATGACTGTAATCAGTCATACCGAGGTTCAAGTTCCACTCAAGCAGTTTTTCCTTGATCTCCGTGAGACTCTTTTTACCAAAGTTACGAGTTTTGGCAATATCATCTTCTGTCTTTTTCGTCAGTTCACCGATCGTACGGATATTCGCGTTTTTCAGACAGTTTGAAGACCGAACCGACAATTCCAGCTCATCAACAGGTGTGTTCAGCAATTGGCGAATACGTTCATCGCCTTCATCCAGTTCACCGTCGTGACCGATTTCACTATCGTTAAAGTTTACGAAAATCGCAAAATGATCTTTTGCAATTTTTGCAGCTTCAGCGAGCGCATCTTCGGGAGAAATTGTACCGTCTGTCCAGATTTCGATAACGAGTTTGTCGTAGTCGTTACGCTGACCTACGCGACAAGGTTCAATTGCATATTTTACCTTGGGAATAGGCGTAAAAATCGCATCCATCGGAATCGTACCGACGATTTCGATATAATGTTCATTTACTTCCGCAGGAGTATATCCTCTTCCTAAATCAACCTGAACTTCAAATTCAAGGTGCGCGTTTTCCATCATGGTAAAAACGAGCATATCTTTAGAAAGGATTTCAAGACCTTCGCGACTGAAATCGTTGCTGGTAATGGTACCGGGGCCTTTAAATTCAAAAAGGAACGTTTCCTGCTCAGCGTCTCCGGGCAGCCGCAAACGGATCTGTTTCAAGCTGTTCAAGACTTCCAAAGTATCTTCGACAACGTTGGGAATTGTTTCAAATTCACTGGAGATGACGTGCGGCACATTATCGGCATCGTATGACGTTATACGAACAGAAGTAATCGCGTACCCCTGAATC
This sequence is a window from Treponema brennaborense DSM 12168. Protein-coding genes within it:
- a CDS encoding Hsp20/alpha crystallin family protein; the protein is MNSLAFFNPRFTSDLFDVIDRNLADFVPAAETGRAFMNPKVDVRETKDAYVLDMDLPGITEKDVEINLKDRVLSISSVKEEKKEEKKEGEWLIKERRSAAFSRRFTLPQDIDAEKVTAEFKNGVLTIDIPRKPETQAKTIAITAK
- the rplQ gene encoding 50S ribosomal protein L17 gives rise to the protein MNHKNGFNPLSRTTAHRRAMSRNMVTSLFRYERITTTKAKALEVRKAAEKLITRSKVDTVHNRRQAARYIQDETILAKLFTDIGPRMKDRAGGYTRVLKLGFRQGDAADVVILELVDYKLDTDGKEEKKDSKAKASDAKKAAPAKKPAAKKAPAAKAKSEAPAAEPAEKAAE
- a CDS encoding branched-chain amino acid ABC transporter permease, which translates into the protein MKNKILRNMLIPGSFAVLAVVVPGFLISLGVIDAYTAQIITLAGVNAIMAISVNIICGITGQLSLGQAGFMAIGAYTTIILTQTVGIPMPVSMIIAALVTVVFGILIGFPTLKLQGDYLAIVTLGFGEIIRVMLVNFKSVTGGANGLRFTTILAARADFAYFAVIGVLVVIIVLLQNFVRSTYGRAILAVREDEIAANSNGIGVFRYKMIGFAVASAVAGIGGALYAPFIGFVKPDLASFNRSIDYLIFVVLGGMGSVTGSVIAAFVLTYLQEFLRFLQDYRLLIYPLILIFVMLFRPQGLLGTKEFSFVKAWDGLPGLWNRLKARRSAKVRNAGTPVDGSADADEKGDSDD
- a CDS encoding branched-chain amino acid ABC transporter permease, with the translated sequence MDNGSLFLQQLINGLSLGSIYALIALGYTMVYGIVKLINFAHGDVLMLGAYAGYFVLRHFGTNPASMALAFLVAMVLCAVIAILIERFAYRPLRSAPRLNSLITAIAISLILQNGVRVLPFIGPNPRQFPTMATVNISLGVVSISNIQLIVIVLSAVLMLILNYIINYTKTGKAMRAVSYDLQAASLMGISVNRTIAFTFALGAVLAAAGGVLYASAYPQIDPTMGTMPGLKAFVAAVLGGIGSVPGAMLGGYILGIAETMTKGFLSSQFSDAISFSILIIILLVKPTGILGEKIRVKV
- a CDS encoding ABC transporter ATP-binding protein; amino-acid sequence: MLTVTDLAVSYGAIKALRGISFEVNEGEIITLIGSNGAGKTTTLHAVSNIIKKAAGSVLFEDEDITTLSPDMIVRRGLIQVPEGRRIFANLTVRDNLEMGAFTRKDAAGVKRDMESVYETFPRLKERIRQIAGTLSGGEQQMLAMGRALMSKPRLLLLDEPSMGLAPILVDEIFSIIQKINKSGTTILLVEQNAYKALSIANRAYILETGLIIKGGNASELAKDDSVKTAYLGG
- a CDS encoding CBS domain-containing protein → MIVANVMTKNPVFVSPDMSVNDARALMTKQKIGKLPVLDRNNRLVGIITKKDLIKSGPSAATTLDMYEISYLLSKLKVEKVMERNVVSVQQTEVVEEAARIMADSDIGCLPVMKGDLLVGIITETDLFHVFIDMFGARHSGVRATFQVDEKPGKLAQLAQAIADCNGNIVSLVTCDGEDMSKRRCTCKATGITKEQMEQALAASGAELEDIR
- a CDS encoding DNA-directed RNA polymerase subunit alpha, which gives rise to MARKNLLKGFKKPKGITFEQLDSNPNYGKFTAYPFETGFGTTVGNTLRRVLLSSIQGYAITSVRITSYDADNVPHVISSEFETIPNVVEDTLEVLNSLKQIRLRLPGDAEQETFLFEFKGPGTITSNDFSREGLEILSKDMLVFTMMENAHLEFEVQVDLGRGYTPAEVNEHYIEIVGTIPMDAIFTPIPKVKYAIEPCRVGQRNDYDKLVIEIWTDGTISPEDALAEAAKIAKDHFAIFVNFNDSEIGHDGELDEGDERIRQLLNTPVDELELSVRSSNCLKNANIRTIGELTKKTEDDIAKTRNFGKKSLTEIKEKLLEWNLNLGMTDYSHLKDAVNLSKKKEESDES
- a CDS encoding ABC transporter ATP-binding protein translates to MTDDKTLLLQATDVSIVFGGLRAVSDFSCELRSGELVGLIGPNGAGKTTVFNMLSGVYTPTSGEITFWDKKGRVHAASKKTPAQLNRIGIARTFQNIRLFGQLSVSDNVRIALHAQRKVTPLDVLFRTPRFRRDERLMSEKVELLLSLFKIEDKRDELASNLPYGDQRKLEIVRALAANPSLLLLDEPAAGMNPQETDELMKLIAFIRKEFNLTILLIEHDMYLVMGICERIMVLDYGRIIASGTPAQIRTDPAVIKAYLGGDDSAEGGL
- a CDS encoding PTS sugar transporter subunit IIA; the encoded protein is MSETTINVCDLIEKGGVFYGVPGAAAADVYAFVCAHADFPAEISADVFCRELISRDALMSTAVGNGIALPHPTHPLLKDASLQRIFLCFPERPLDMNAPDGRPVSSLFILLTGGSRCHLDILSQLANLFQKTSVRHLLERQADKNTLLAEMRKIVSEL
- a CDS encoding ABC transporter substrate-binding protein — translated: MKNVAKTALIVLLVVLSFGMIFTGCAKESGNTIKIGGIFPLSGAVAVYGVECRNGIMLAIDEINAAGGVNGKMLELISEDDEGSPEKSVNVYKKLVTKDKCSVIIGSLTSGCTAAISSLAQAQKVLLLAPAATMESITDAGDYVFRACFIDPFQGTVGGKFSAETLQAKRAAVLYDIGNDYSIGLYENFKKTFELSGGTLVAAESYSTGDKDFNAQLTKIKNANPDVVYLPDYYGTVALIAKQLRAQGITAPIVGADGWDGIIDNAGDEVLNGFYSNHYAADSTDPRVIAFVSSYQKKYGSTPVSFAALGYDCVYLLKDAIVASGSTEPTVLKDALMQINNAYVTGNLTFDAKRNPIKSAVMMEIVKKDGKLTPVYNATVNP